The following are encoded together in the Chiroxiphia lanceolata isolate bChiLan1 chromosome 8, bChiLan1.pri, whole genome shotgun sequence genome:
- the LCOR gene encoding ligand-dependent corepressor isoform X4 — protein sequence MASPCGRQQCSIQRRGVRHQLDSWRHKLIHCVGFESILEGLFGPGLLKDLSLFKDCEPEGVSDWSFDENCLFCCLRREKVKEHLVSLDEPASEAGQEALLRQEQAKIIRFERQAEEFLNAVFYRKDSPRVSDPNIPLVAREIMQRMIRQFAAEYTSKNSSTQDSSQPNSTKNQSLLKASLVASSPTAATAQNPVLSKLLMADQDSPLDLTVRKSQSEPSEQDGVLDLSTKKSPCAGSTSLSHSPGCSSTSGNGRPGRPSQHHPEGLQSGDGVPPRSLQDGTREGYGHSTSLKVPLARSLQISEELLSRNQFSTAASHGPSGLQNHGQHLILSREASWAKPHYEFNFSRMKFRGNGALSNISDLPFLTENSAFQKMALQTKQDGKKDVSHSSPVDLKIPQVRGMDLSWESRTGDQYSYSSLVMGSQTESALSKKLRAILPKQNRRSLLDAGPDSWGSDAEQSTSGQPYPTSDQEGDPGSKQPRKKRGRYRQYNSEILEEAISVVMSGKMSVSKAQSIYGIPHSTLEYKVKERLGTLKNPPKKKMKLMRSEGQDVSVKIELDPQGEAAQSANELKDE from the exons gGTTTGAAAGTATTCTAGAAGGCCTGTTTGGACCTGGATTATTAAAAGATCTCAGTTTGTTTAAAG ACTGTGAGCCTGAAGGTGTTTCTGATTGGTCTTTTGatgaaaattgtcttttctgctgcctgagaagagaaaaagtgaaG GAACACTTAGTCAGTCTGGATGAGCCAGCCTCGGAAGCTGGACAAGAAGCTCTGCTTAGACAAGAGCAAGCAAAAATCATTCGTTTTGAAAGGCAAGCGGAAGAGTTCCTCAATGCAGTCTTTTACAGAAAAG ACAGTCCCAGGGTCTCTGACCCCAATATTCCCCTAGTGGCCCGTGAGATCATGCAGCGAATGATCCGACAGTTTGCTGCTGAATATACCTCAAAAAATAGCTCTACTCAGGACTCCAGCCAGCCCAATAGCACAAAGAACCAAAGCCTGCTGAAAGCATCTCTGGTCGCCTCCTCTCCCACGGCTGCAACTGCTCAGAACCCTGTGCTCAGCAAACTGCTCATGGCTGACCAAGACTCACCTCTGGACCTTACTGTCAGAAAGTCTCAGTCAGAACCTAGTGAACAAG ACGGTGTGCTTGATTTATCCACTAAGAAGAGTCCTTGTGCTGGCAGCACCTCTCTGAGTCACTCTCCAGGGTGCTCCAGTACTTCGGGAAATGG GCGACCTGGGAGACCCAGCCAGCACCATCCAGAGGGACTACAGAGTGGTGATGGGGTACCTCCAAGAAGCTTGCAGGATGGAACCAGGGAAGGTTATGGCCACTCCACATCTCTTAAAGTACCGCTGGCTCGATCACTCCAGATTAGTGAAGAACTGCTGAGCAGAAACCAGTTTTCTACGGCTGCCAGCCATGGGCCATCTGGACTACAGAATCATGGACAGCACTTAATATTATCCAGGGAGGCTTCTTGGGCAAAACCACACTACGAATTCAATTTCAGCCGCATGAAATTCAGGGGAAATGGTGCACTCAGCAACATCAGTGACCTTccttttcttacagaaaactCTGCCTTTCAAAAAATGGCACTTCAAACTaaacaggatggaaaaaagGACGTGAGCCATTCTTCTCCTGTGGATTTAAAGATACCACAAGTTCGAGGCATGGACCTTTCATGGGAGTCCCGCACTGGTGACCAGTACAGCTATAGCTCTTTGGTAATGGGTTCACAAACGGAGAGCGCGCTTAGCAAAAAGTTAAGGGCTATCCTTCCAAAACAAAATAGGAGAAGTTTGCTGGATGCTGGACCAGATTCCTGGGGCTCAGATGCTGAGCAGTCTACCTCTGGACAGCCATATCCCACCTCAGATCAAGAGGGAGATCCTGGCTCCAAGCAACctaggaagaaaagagggagataCAGACAGTACAACAGCGAAATACTGGAGGAAGCAATCTCTGTAGTTATGAGCGGGAAAATGAGTGTTTCCAAAGCTCAGAGTATTTATGGGATCCCCCACAGTACACTGGAGTACAAAGTTAAAGAGAGGCTGGGCACTTTGAAAAACcctccaaagaaaaaaatgaaattaatgagGTCGGAGGGGCAGGATGTTTCAGTAAAGATTGAATTAGATCcccagggagaagcagcacaaaGTGCGAATGAATTGAAAGATGAGTAG